The Alteribacter populi genomic sequence TGGTGTGTTTTTAAGTCAGACGACTTTGTGGCTCGGTTTTATAAACCCACTTTATACGGGTCTCATTTTTTCTTTAGCTGGTTCTTTACTAATCGAAAAGTTGAGGCAAATTTATAAACACTTTCAGGAACTGGCGATTCCAATTATCCTTTCATCTGGAATTGGACTGGGTGCTATTTTAATCAGTTTATCTCCAGGTTCTTATAACGAATGGTACAACTATTTATTTGGAAGTATCGTGACAGTCACTGTTGGAGATTTATGGTTTATTTTATTAACGGGTCTGGTTGCGTTCATGATTTTAATGATGTTTTATAAAGAGTTACTTTCCATTTCGTTTGATCAGGAATTTGCCAAAACATCAGGAATAAAAGTACGACGCATCAACTTCTTCTTTTCGCTTCTCATCGCCATCGTCATTTCGATGTCGATGAAGGTAGTTGGGATTCTACTTGTAGGTGCTATGGTGACGTTGCCGGTGGCTGCTAGTATTCAGCTGGCGAAAAGCTTTCGACAAGTGGTTTTATTAGGGGTTGTATTCGGGGAACTTGCGATGATTGGAGGGATTTTCTTTTCCTATCATTTAAACGTAGCTACAGGAGGAATGATTGTCGTAATGGGCGTGATTTTACTACTAATAGCTTCAGTTCTAAAACGCTTTCGTAAAGGGTTTGCATAAGTTATCTAACGCTTAGTCCAGGAGGGGTAGTTTGCATGAATATCGAACAAGCATTAAAAGTGATGAAAGATCAAGGGTACAAACATACCGATAAACGAGCGGATATTCTGACCTTGTTTTCAAATGAAAAGCGATATCTAGCTGCGAAAGATGTGCTCCAAGCATTGCAAGACACGTACACCGGATTGAGTTTTGATACGATTTACCGCAACCTTTCCTTGTTTACTGAGCTTGGTATTCTAGAGGAAACAGAGCTAGAAGGGGAAAAGAAATTTCGTTTTGCATGCTCAACAGA encodes the following:
- a CDS encoding Fur family transcriptional regulator gives rise to the protein MNIEQALKVMKDQGYKHTDKRADILTLFSNEKRYLAAKDVLQALQDTYTGLSFDTIYRNLSLFTELGILEETELEGEKKFRFACSTDDHHHHLICVDCGKTKHVHNCPMDSFKESVDDFQIIGHKFEIYGYCSECEGKQEANEV
- a CDS encoding metal ABC transporter permease, encoding MMEFIQQLTFLERGIIAGLIIGFICPLLGAFLLVRRITIISEALSHITLTGIAAGVFLSQTTLWLGFINPLYTGLIFSLAGSLLIEKLRQIYKHFQELAIPIILSSGIGLGAILISLSPGSYNEWYNYLFGSIVTVTVGDLWFILLTGLVAFMILMMFYKELLSISFDQEFAKTSGIKVRRINFFFSLLIAIVISMSMKVVGILLVGAMVTLPVAASIQLAKSFRQVVLLGVVFGELAMIGGIFFSYHLNVATGGMIVVMGVILLLIASVLKRFRKGFA